A stretch of the Malus domestica chromosome 08, GDT2T_hap1 genome encodes the following:
- the LOC103421164 gene encoding tRNA (guanine-N(7)-)-methyltransferase-like, producing MSGKETNPTFSKSTGLPRKRFYRARAHSNPLSDSHFPVPVSPRHVDYSVHYPQYFPSSDQVDSCKKIQFADIGCGFGGLLISLSTLFPETLMIGMELRDKVTEYVKERILALRVTNPGQYQNISVVRTNSMKYIPNYFEKGQLSKMFFLFPDPHFKEKNHRRRVISPFLLDEYAYVLEVGGIIYTITDVEELGDWMKTCLENHPMFEALTDKELKADPVTKLLSSATEEGQKVDRNGGQTFRAVYRRSAPSL from the coding sequence ATGTCGGGAAAGGAAACAAACCCGACGTTTAGCAAGTCAACTGGCCTGCCTCGGAAGCGTTTCTACAGAGCAAGAGCACACAGCAACCCTCTGAGTGACTCCCACTTTCCAGTGCCTGTCTCCCCACGTCATGTAGATTATTCTGTTCATTACCCACAATACTTCCCCTCGTCCGATCAAGTTGATAGCTGTAAGAAGATCCAGTTTGCAGATATCGGTTGTGGTTTTGGGGGGCTTCTGATAAGTCTGTCAACCCTTTTCCCCGAGACTTTGATGATCGGGATGGAGCTTAGGGACAAAGTGACAGAGTATGTCAAAGAAAGGATCTTGGCTTTAAGGGTGACAAATCCTGGTCAATACCAAAATATCTCAGTGGTTCGGACTAATTCCATGAAATACATTCCAAATTACTTTGAGAAAGGACAGCTTTCGAAGATGTTTTTTCTCTTTCCGGATCCTCACTTCAAAGAGAAAAATCATCGTCGTAGAGTGATCAGTCCATTCTTGCTGGATGAGTATGCTTACGTTCTAGAAGTTGGTGGGATCATATACACAATTACGGATGTTGAGGAGCTTGGAGACTGGATGAAGACTTGCTTGGAGAATCACCCCATGTTTGAAGCTCTCACAGACAAAGAGCTCAAAGCAGATCCAGTCACGAAGCTCTTGAGTTCTGCAACCGAGGAAGGACAGAAGGTTGACAGGAATGGAGGACAGACTTTCCGAGCGGTTTACAGACGAAGTGCACCATCTCTATGA
- the LOC103441192 gene encoding NAC domain-containing protein 100-like isoform X2, with amino-acid sequence MTAEPKEELPPGFRFHPSDEELITFYLMNKINDATFTGRAIADVDLNKCEPWELPAKAKMGEKEWYFFSLRDRKYPTGVRTNRATSTGYWKTTGKDKEIFNSVTSELFGMKKTLVFYRGRAPRGEKSNWVMHEYRIHSKSGFRTSKDEWVVCRVFQKSAGIKKYPTNQSRAANPYNLEIGPSMVPSPLMQLGDPNHHQFPYGRNYMTSAEMAELSRVFRGGGGGGGGSSSSNINLPIQHQFNYPIGGGGGGGGVGGGAGGFTMSGLNLNLGGPASQPMLRTMPPPQMHHHGPPSMNHHHQVQDVTMMNGPDHQAGYGTIDMNNSNNANGGSGNRFMNMDTCVDLENYWPPY; translated from the exons ATGACAGCAGAACCAAAGGAGGAATTGCCACCAGGATTCAGATTTCATCCTTCAGATGAAGAGCTTATCACCTTCTATCTCATGAACAAGATAAATGATGCCACTTTTACTGGAAGGGCGATTGCCGATGTTGATCTCAACAAATGCGAACCCTGGGAACTTCCTG CAAAAGCGAAAATGGGAGAAAAGGAGTGGTACTTCTTCAGCCTACGAGATCGGAAGTACCCAACAGGAGTGAGAACAAACCGAGCAACAAGTACAGGTTACTGGAAGACCACAGGGAAAGACAAAGAGATTTTCAACAGTGTCACATCTGAGCTGTTTGGGATGAAAAAGACCCTTGTTTTCTACAGAGGCCGAGCTCCTCGTGGTGAAAAATCCAACTGGGTCATGCATGAATATCGCATTCATTCTAAATCTGGCTTTAGAACATCAAAG GATGAATGGGTGGTTTGCCGAGTCTTCCAGAAGAGCGCAGGCATAAAAAAGTACCCAACAAACCAATCAAGAGCGGCCAATCCCTACAACCTAGAAATAGGACCAAGTATGGTACCATCACCCCTAATGCAGCTAGGTGATCCAAACCACCATCAGTTCCCCTATGGCAGAAACTACATGACAAGTGCTGAGATGGCCGAGCTTTCAAGAGTCTTCAGAGGTGGcggtggtggcggtggtggaTCATCAAGTAGCAATATCAACCTACCAATCCAACACCAATTCAATTACCCAATtggtggaggaggaggtggcGGTGGTGTTGGAGGAGGAGCAGGAGGGTTTACAATGTCTGGGTTGAACTTGAATCTTGGTGGGCCAGCATCACAGCCTATGTTGAGGACAATGCCACCACCACAGATGCATCATCATGGCCCTCCATCTAtgaatcatcatcatcaagtGCAAGATGTTACTATGATGAACGGTCCAGATCATCAAGCTGGATACGGAACAATAGACATGAACAACAGCAACAACGCAAACGGTGGGAGTGGAAACAGGTTTATGAACATGGATACTTGTGTTGATCTTGAGAACTACTGGCCTCCCTACTAG
- the LOC103441191 gene encoding uncharacterized protein, which produces MAASKLAILSIFLALICSQIRADASVPAEEDEPVKLLRSDGPDSSALKIELDQLRAKIHSLEFEVGEKIKELKGKNELIEEKEKVIQENSDSISSLQSEIESLQKKGSLDAEQLVGKAHARAGELEKKVNELKKELQSQRKEKEGLEARANEAEKKIDVLLLKIGKIEKTNDEQKTKIRNTERALKVAEEEMLRAKFEATKKAKELNEVHGAWIPPWLAVHFMQCQSFLETHWKVHGKPAVDIAIQKALEKKAQAEKWAGPHVATLKTKWVPAIKEQWVVVKDTVEPHVKSLSAKTIEVYEVSKTTLAPHVLKAQEVVDPYFQEAKRFSKPYVDQVATVAKPHVDKVRVVLKPYTKKAVIAYEKFLKFATTYHHQVQGTVKDLLKRHELTRPLATKELEWFAASALLALPIIILFRIFSSLFGTKTKKPVRGTNHTRRKAKRGHPEK; this is translated from the exons ATGGCGGCCTCCAAGCTCGCGATTCTCTCAATCTTTCTTGCCCTAATTTGCTCCCAGATTAGGGCCGACGCTTCAGTCCCGGCGGAGGAAGACGAGCCAGTGAAGCTCCTCCGATCGGATGGCCCTGATTCGTCCGCTCTGAAGATCGAGTTGGATCAGCTCAGGGCTAAGATCCACTCCCTAG AATTCGAGGTCGGTGAGAAGATTAAGGAACTAAAAGGGAAGAATGAGCTTatagaagagaaggagaaagtCATTCAAGAGAACTCGGATAGCATTTCTTCGTTGCAGAGTGAAATCGAGTCTCTCCAG aaaaaaggGTCATTAGATGCTGAGCAGCTGGTTGGGAAGGCTCATGCACGTGCCGGTGAACTGGAGAAAAAG GTTAATGAACTTAAAAAGGAATTACAATCGCAACGTAAGGAGAAAGAGGGCTTGGAAGCCCGGGCAAATGAAGCTGAGAAGAAGATCGATGTTTTGCTTTTAAAAATAGGGAAG ATTGAAAAGACTAATGATGAGCAGAAGACCAAAATCCGTAATACTGAGCGTGCTCTTAAAGTGGCTGAG GAGGAAATGTTAAGGGCAAAGTTTGAAGCTACTAAAAAAGCAAAAGAGTTAAATGAG GTGCATGGAGCATGGATTCCACCATGGCTTGCTGTACATTTTATGCAGTGCCAG TCCTTTCTAGAGACACACTGGAAAGTTCATGGAAAACCGGCAGTGGATATTGCAATTCAGAAG GCTCTGGAGAAAAAAGCCCAGGCTGAAAAGTGGGCTGGGCCCCATGTGGCAACATTAAAAACC AAATGGGTCCCGGCAATCAAGGAACAATGGGTGGTGGTGAAGGATACTGTTGAACCTCATGTGAAATCGTTAAGTGCAAAAACTATTGAAGTTTATGAAGTTTCAAAGACTACACTAGCTCCGCATGTTCTAAAAGCGCAGGAAGTTGTTGATCCTTATTTTCAG GAAGCAAAAAGGTTCAGCAAGCCGTATGTTGATCAGGTGGCCACTGTGGCAAAACCTCATGTTGATAAGGTTCGAGTGGTATTGAAGCCTTATACAAAGAAGGCAGTTATTGCCTACGAGAAGTTTCTCAAATTTGCAACAACATACCATCATCAG GTTCAAGGGACAGTAAAAGATTTGCTGAAGAGGCATGAACTGACAAGACCTCTTGCTACAAAGGAGTTGGAGTGGTTTGCG GCCTCGGCTTTGTTGGCCCTGCCCATCATAATTCTGTTCAGAATTTTCTCCTCACTTTTCGG CACAAAGACTAAAAAACCCGTTCGAGGTACCAACCATACACGACGTAAGGCTAAAAGGGGCCATCCAGAGAAGTAA
- the LOC139198022 gene encoding uncharacterized protein: MVHNELPPSSLSFEKPRLFTANRISSAIEASEGTRIYISMAVALLVVFAHFGFPLLGSKMVKTLLGFRPVYLVLVTNVTLVLAWIFDIGPQRLSRVPARFGDCQNLSGTEYEWAERLGVALGIGLKGKKVLDALFMDYAVYAIIVVCGLSFA, encoded by the coding sequence ATGGTTCATAATGAATTACCACCGTCATCATTGTCGTTTGAAAAGCCTAGACTTTTCACTGCAAATAGAATAAGTAGCGCCATTGAAGCATCAGAAGGGACCCGAATTTACATTTCCATGGCGGTTGCACTCTTGGTGGTTTTTGCCCATTTTGGTTTTCCTTTACTTGGAAGTAAAATGGTTAAAACCCTTCTGGGTTTTAGGCCTGTGTACCTGGTTTTGGTGACCAATGTCACACTTGTGCTGGCATGGATTTTCGACATTGGTCCACAAAGACTCTCCAGAGTGCCTGCCCGATTCGGTGATTGTCAAAATCTTAGTGGCACCGAATATGAGTGGGCTGAGCGGTTAGGCGTGGCTTTGGGGATAGGCTTGAAGGGGAAGAAGGTACTTGATGCTCTGTTTATGGATTATGCTGTGTATGCAATAATTGTTGTATGTGGCCTTTCTTTTGCATAA
- the LOC103441192 gene encoding NAC domain-containing protein 100-like isoform X1, translating into MTAEPKEELPPGFRFHPSDEELITFYLMNKINDATFTGRAIADVDLNKCEPWELPAKAKMGEKEWYFFSLRDRKYPTGVRTNRATSTGYWKTTGKDKEIFNSVTSELFGMKKTLVFYRGRAPRGEKSNWVMHEYRIHSKSGFRTSKQDEWVVCRVFQKSAGIKKYPTNQSRAANPYNLEIGPSMVPSPLMQLGDPNHHQFPYGRNYMTSAEMAELSRVFRGGGGGGGGSSSSNINLPIQHQFNYPIGGGGGGGGVGGGAGGFTMSGLNLNLGGPASQPMLRTMPPPQMHHHGPPSMNHHHQVQDVTMMNGPDHQAGYGTIDMNNSNNANGGSGNRFMNMDTCVDLENYWPPY; encoded by the exons ATGACAGCAGAACCAAAGGAGGAATTGCCACCAGGATTCAGATTTCATCCTTCAGATGAAGAGCTTATCACCTTCTATCTCATGAACAAGATAAATGATGCCACTTTTACTGGAAGGGCGATTGCCGATGTTGATCTCAACAAATGCGAACCCTGGGAACTTCCTG CAAAAGCGAAAATGGGAGAAAAGGAGTGGTACTTCTTCAGCCTACGAGATCGGAAGTACCCAACAGGAGTGAGAACAAACCGAGCAACAAGTACAGGTTACTGGAAGACCACAGGGAAAGACAAAGAGATTTTCAACAGTGTCACATCTGAGCTGTTTGGGATGAAAAAGACCCTTGTTTTCTACAGAGGCCGAGCTCCTCGTGGTGAAAAATCCAACTGGGTCATGCATGAATATCGCATTCATTCTAAATCTGGCTTTAGAACATCAAAG CAGGATGAATGGGTGGTTTGCCGAGTCTTCCAGAAGAGCGCAGGCATAAAAAAGTACCCAACAAACCAATCAAGAGCGGCCAATCCCTACAACCTAGAAATAGGACCAAGTATGGTACCATCACCCCTAATGCAGCTAGGTGATCCAAACCACCATCAGTTCCCCTATGGCAGAAACTACATGACAAGTGCTGAGATGGCCGAGCTTTCAAGAGTCTTCAGAGGTGGcggtggtggcggtggtggaTCATCAAGTAGCAATATCAACCTACCAATCCAACACCAATTCAATTACCCAATtggtggaggaggaggtggcGGTGGTGTTGGAGGAGGAGCAGGAGGGTTTACAATGTCTGGGTTGAACTTGAATCTTGGTGGGCCAGCATCACAGCCTATGTTGAGGACAATGCCACCACCACAGATGCATCATCATGGCCCTCCATCTAtgaatcatcatcatcaagtGCAAGATGTTACTATGATGAACGGTCCAGATCATCAAGCTGGATACGGAACAATAGACATGAACAACAGCAACAACGCAAACGGTGGGAGTGGAAACAGGTTTATGAACATGGATACTTGTGTTGATCTTGAGAACTACTGGCCTCCCTACTAG